Below is a window of Puniceicoccales bacterium DNA.
CGATTTCCTCATTGGCATTCATACTTCCAATGGTTGCAGCAAATGCTGCGCCGGTTCGACCAGACATTATAATGCCAACCATAAGGCACCCCATCTCTCTTGTCATGGCTAGGCCCACCAGATCGGCCACATATATGCTAGCTCCAAAGGTTTTTAACTGAATGATACTGACAAAGGATATGATCAATCCCACCAGAAAACTTATCAATGTCACAATGGGCAATGCTTTGGCTCCGGTCTGTTGAAGTAATTGTAAAAAATCATTTTTTCGAAATTTTAACCTACAGCAAACAAATTTTATCAGCGATATACTGATCTCTCCAATGAAAGACAATAGATCTATTGTAAGATCTATTATCTTGGTTTTATAATCCATTAAAGCAAAAAATACGCTATGCTTTTCATGGTTCATTGTCAAAACATTTGCTTTTTTTTGAGAATCTATGATCATCCCTAATATAGAGTACAGATATGTTATTATATTTTATCTTACAAGACAGATCGCATTCATTCCTGGAAATTTTCTTAAAAAATTCAGTGAACAACTCAGATTATTTATAAAACAGATTTGATGAACCAAAGTAACATGGGCTTCCAATGGCGAGACCATATTAATTATTTTTTAATCTTTTATGTAGTCCGTTGGTATTTTTTCTATATATTCGCGTAGATCCTTGCCGCATTTAAATTTGACAGTTACGCGTTCTGGTATTACCACGTCCTTTTCAGGCTTATTTGGATTTCTACCAATCCGGCTTTTCCGGATGGATAACTGAAATACCCCAAAATCACGGATCTCCACATTGCGCTTATTTTTCAATGCGTTGGACAAATGTTCAAAAATCGAGTGAACGATTTTTTTAGCCTGTCTCTGTGGTAAATTGAATTCTGCATGTAAACCATCAGATAATTCTTTTTTTGTAAAATTTCTACCCATTCCAAACCCCAGTCAGATAAGTCTTTTGCAATTATCGTAATAATAAAGACTAATGCAAGCAATAATAACAAATTATTAACAAAAATTACACTATCACGTACTTCTTTCTCGGTTATTACTACCAGTATTGCTGAATATTTTTTTCATAATCAAGTTTTCTGGACTACTGTCTGGATGGCCAGATTTGGCACTTAGTATGTTTTTTATTCTAACGCTGTTATTTTTAGCACATTCAATCATTTTGGGACTGTGAAACTGTGATATATATGGTATCGCTTTCTGGAAATTCGTTTGGATGAATTCCGGAATGGCTTCTTCGTTGAGCAGTATGTTAGCCATGCCAAGGTATTTTACTTTTACGAGCCTTCGGCCCAATAGAAATGTAATCGGATTAGCTTTGTATATTATTAGGCTTGGCAGGCCAGCCAGGGCACATTTCAGCGACATGGTGCCAGAGCTCATCAATGCTGAGCTGGCCAACACATTGGTACCCACCGGTATAAAATCTATCCTAGATTCCAGGCGGTGATTGACTGTGCATTCATATAAAATTTGCCGAAGAGTTTCATTGGGGTAGAGAACGATGGCTTTTTTATTTTGTGCTGTGGCCGACCGGAACAGTTGTAACATCACCGGGAAAATGCGTTTTATGGCAGTGGCTCTGCTGCCAGGCAATAGCAACATGGGTGCCGATGGGCTGAATTCAATTCCTAGATTGTATTCATCTTCTAGAAATGGATGTCCGACAAAATTCACATCCAAATCTGTGTCATTGTAACAATTGGCTTCAAAAGGAAAAATTACGCCCAATGAATCAATCAATTTAGCTATGATGAATCTACGGCGAGCCTTCCATGCCCATATTTGAGGGCTGATATAATAATAGATAAATGTGCTACCACCGGCTTTATTGCTAAGTTTTTTCCGATATAATTCCTTGGCTAATCTTAGGTTAAAGCCCGGATAGTCCACCAGGCATAGTACCTTTGGCCGGTATTCCTTGATCCAGGCAACGGTAAGATGTAATAATTTTTTAAAAACCAGTATGTGTTTAGCCACTTCCAGCAGACCTACCACGGAAAATTTTGTCAAATCGAACAATAGCTTTGCACCGGCTTCCTTTAATTTGACACCACCGATGGCATAGATATGGCTGGCATCATTTTTTTTAAGCATTTTGGCCACGATACGGGAAGCCTGTTCATCTCCGGAATGCTCACCGGCAATAACCAATAGGTCCACAGGTGTTTCTGGTT
It encodes the following:
- a CDS encoding ABC transporter permease, with the protein product MIIDSQKKANVLTMNHEKHSVFFALMDYKTKIIDLTIDLLSFIGEISISLIKFVCCRLKFRKNDFLQLLQQTGAKALPIVTLISFLVGLIISFVSIIQLKTFGASIYVADLVGLAMTREMGCLMVGIIMSGRTGAAFAATIGSMNANEEIDALKTFGISVMDFLIAPRIIAMTLMMPFLCVFADFFGIIGGLSAALPSMDVTIAKYISQTQHAVSMRDVLIGIVKCTTFGTIISATGCFYGLRCGRDAASVGSATTASVVASITFIIIADAIYAMLLSLFGI
- a CDS encoding integration host factor subunit beta: MGRNFTKKELSDGLHAEFNLPQRQAKKIVHSIFEHLSNALKNKRNVEIRDFGVFQLSIRKSRIGRNPNKPEKDVVIPERVTVKFKCGKDLREYIEKIPTDYIKD
- a CDS encoding lipid-A-disaccharide synthase, with amino-acid sequence MKFFLEKPETPVDLLVIAGEHSGDEQASRIVAKMLKKNDASHIYAIGGVKLKEAGAKLLFDLTKFSVVGLLEVAKHILVFKKLLHLTVAWIKEYRPKVLCLVDYPGFNLRLAKELYRKKLSNKAGGSTFIYYYISPQIWAWKARRRFIIAKLIDSLGVIFPFEANCYNDTDLDVNFVGHPFLEDEYNLGIEFSPSAPMLLLPGSRATAIKRIFPVMLQLFRSATAQNKKAIVLYPNETLRQILYECTVNHRLESRIDFIPVGTNVLASSALMSSGTMSLKCALAGLPSLIIYKANPITFLLGRRLVKVKYLGMANILLNEEAIPEFIQTNFQKAIPYISQFHSPKMIECAKNNSVRIKNILSAKSGHPDSSPENLIMKKIFSNTGSNNRERST